The proteins below are encoded in one region of Salmo salar chromosome ssa02, Ssal_v3.1, whole genome shotgun sequence:
- the LOC106581894 gene encoding ras/Rap GTPase-activating protein SynGAP isoform X1, whose protein sequence is MSYVPFQDARCAVPPSYRPHAPSFAAPSYDRPDWNPRLCVISGNQLYMLDQEEVHPLLMRERRSELHRNKLLRRTVSVPVEGRHHPEMENARARRKSIANVKQPSMEIPPTAPPQPFRQSSFLSRRLKGSIKRAKSQPKLDRTSSFRHMILPRFRSADQDRTRLMQSFKESHSHESLLSPSSAAEALDLTLDEDAIIKPVHSSILGQEYCFEVTTASGTKCFACRSGAERDKWIENLQRAVKPNKDNSRRVDNVLKLWIIEARELPTKKRYYCELCLDDMLYARTTSKPRTDTVFWGEHFEFNNLPAVRNLRLHLYKETDKKRRKEKSTYLGLVSISISSITGRQFVEQWYPVIQPSILAKGQAGGKIINASLRLKSRYQTMSILPMELYKEFAEYVTNNYRTLCAVLEPLLSVKSKEEVACALVHILQSTGKAKDFLSDMAMCEVDRFIDREHLIFRENTLATKAIEEYLKLIGHKYLKDAIGEFIRALYESEENCEVDPMRTPPSVLPDHQANLRMCCELALCKIVNSHCVFPRELKEVFASWRVRCAERGREDIADRLISGSLFLRFLCPAVMSPSLFNLTQEYPDEQTSRTLTLISKVVQNLANFSKFGMKEEYMCFMNEFLEMEWGSMQQFLYEISNLDSVSNAGGFEGYIDLGRELSILHSLLWEVMAQLSKSSNPNPQDAIIKLGPLPRLLNDISMALRNPHLQRQPSHQNQTDRVHERQTERLLSRPSFNRGVSSEFQNLMMKDLNSSIDITRLPSPTSGVSGGGVMPSRAHPQLSFQERDHPHRASKDVFYVTRPPLARSSPAYCTSSSDITEPDHKDSTMNSVSNLQSVAMLNSSQASITGMGSFGGLSSQGGGGLGSGLSGQLRAGGRLSAGSGGSSMSGGLRLSQLSQMGTTTDSLSQQQQQQAAALRYPLSFQNPLFHLATGTADGPHLHHQHSRAHLPPPLLLAPEPDPGGSHQAYIPQFAHGGFSRSEDLSTLRTGAGHLGQPAIIHSHSYSDDYSRADFARRQLSMHGQDNLQQQQQMGMASQTGTSHSSLATPPSTVQPVRQSSIAPPPAQRVKSQTSHQLSVSAAAAPTPSAKTRPPSANLSPESGYGGRQQAPRQQLSVKDNTAPGLPHQQSSVRESQGPQGPQGGTTTTIQQSQQQQQQPQQQHLLKPSISKQGSGQSPSTLNPPTPANERTVAWVSNMPHLSADITLEANRIDREEFKLKEYSKSMDESRLDRVKEYEEEIHSLKERLIMSHRKLEEYEKRLLSQEQQTSKILSQYQSRLEDSERRLRQQQVEKDSQIKGIINRLMAVEDEIRGGAIIEPPKANVRVFADQGRRQSILVQPRLAPVPPRVQSQSRSFVEDNLEPNWLRQHGQPAWPGHISRALSRDAIG, encoded by the exons agaacgCTCGCGCCCGGCGGAAGAGCATAGCCAACGTGAAGCAGCCAAGCATGGAGATCCCTCCcactgcccccccccaacccttcCGACAATCC AGTTTCCTCAGTAGAAGGTTGAAGGGCTCCATCAAGAGGGCTAAGAGCCAGCCCAAACTGGACCGCACCAGCAGCTTCCGACACATGATCCTCCCCCGCTTCCGCAGTGCCGACCAGGACAG AACGCGCCTGATGCAGAGCTTCAAAGAGTCCCACTCCCATGAGTCCTTGCTGTCTCCCAGCAGCGCAGCCGAGGCGCTGGACCTCACCCTGGACGAGGACGCCATCATCAAGCCCGTCCACTCCAGCATCCTGGGACAGGAGTACTGTTTTGAG GTGACTACGGCTTCGGGAACCAAGTGCTTTGCATGTCGCTCGGGtgcagagagagacaaatggatCGAGAATCTTCAGAGAGCTGTCAAACCCAACAAG GACAACAGTCGGAGGGTGGACAACGTGCTGAAACTCTGGATCATCGAGGCACGGGAGCTTCCCACCAAGAAGCGCTACTACTGCGAACTTTGTCTGGACGACATGCTTTACGCACGCACCACCAGCAAGCCCCGGACTGACACCGTGTTCTGGGGCGAGCACTTTGAGTTCAACAACTTGCCAGCTGTCCGCAACCTACGCCTTCATCTCTACAAGGAGACTGACAAGAAGAGACGCAAG GAAAAGAGCACATACCTGGGACTGGTCAGTATCTCTATCTCCAGCATCACGGGCCGACAGTTTGTGGAGCAGTGGTACCCGGTCATCCAGCCTAGCATCCTGGCCAAGGGGCAAGCAGGGGGCAAGATCATCAATGCCTCCCTACGCCTCAAGTCCCGTTACCAGACCATGAGTATCCTGCCCATGGAGCTGTACAAGGAGTTTGCCGAGTATGTTACCAATAACTACCGGACTTTGTGTGCGGTGCTGGAGCCTCTACTGAGCGTGAAGAGTAAAGAAGAGGTGGCCTGTGCGCTGGTCCACATACTACAGAGCACGGGGAAAGCAAAA GATTTTCTTTCAGACATGGCGATGTGTGAGGTAGATAGATTCATAGACCGAGAACACCTTATCTTCAGAGAGAACACTCTGGCCACCAAAGCCATAGAAGAGTATCTCAAGCTGATTGGACATAAGTACCTCAAGGATGCAATAG GGGAGTTCATAAGGGCGCTGTACGAATCAGAGGAGAATTGCGAGGTGGACCCCATGAGGACACCACCCTCTGTCCTTCCAGACCACCAAGCCAATCTCCGCATGTGCTGCGAACTGGCACTCTGCAAAATCGTCAACTCCCATTG TGTGTTTCCTCGAGAGCTGAAGGAGGTGTTTGCCTCGTGGAGGGTGCGCTgtgcagagagggggagggaggacatCGCAGACCGCCTAATCAGCGGCTCCCTTTTCCTGCGCTTCCTGTGTCCGGCCGTCATGTCCCCCTCCCTGTTCAACCTGACCCAGGAGTACCCAGATGAGCAGACATCACGCACGCTCACCCTCATCTCCAAAGTGGTGCAGAACCTGGCCAACTTCTCCAA gtttGGTATGAAAGAGGAGTACATGTGCTTCATGAATGAGTTCTTAGAGATGGAGTGGGGCTCCATGCAACAGTTCCTTTATGAGATCTCCAACCTGGACAGTGTGAGCAACGCAGGGGGCTTCGAGGGCTACATCGACCTGGGCAGGGAGCTGTCCATACTGCACAGCCTCCTCTGGGAGGTCATGGCCCAGCTCAGCAAG tcttctaaccctaacccacaggaTGCCATTATCAAACTGGGTCCCTTGCCCCGCCTCTTGAATGACATCAGCATGGCCCTGCGTAACCCCCACCTGCAGAGGCAGCCCAGCCACCAGAACCAGACAGATAGAGTCcatgagagacagacggagaggctGCTCTCACGACCCAGCTTCAACAGGGGAGTCTCCTCGGAGTTCCAGAATCTCATGATGAAGGATCTCAACAG CTCCATAGATATCACTCGCTTGCCTTCCCCTACATCTGGTGTGTCCGGTGGGGGGGTCATGCCGTCTCGTGCTCATCCTCAGCTGAGTTTCCAAGAGCGTGATCACCCACATCGAGCCTCCAAAGATGTTTTCTATGTAACACGCCCTCCATTGGCCCGATCCAGCCCTGCCTACTGCACCAGTAGCTCCGATATCACCGAGCCAGACCACAAG GACTCCACAATGAACAGCGTGTCTAACCTGCAGTCGGTGGCCATGCTCAACTCCTCCCAGGCCTCCATCACCGGCATGGGCAGCTTCGGAGGGCTCAGCAGCCAGGGTGGAGGAGGCCTGGGCTCGGGCCTGAGTGGCCAGCTCCGGGCCGGGGGCCGCCTCTCGGCCGGCTCTGGGGGATCCAGCATGTCAGGGGGCCTCCGGCTGAGCCAGTTGAGCCAGATGGGCACCACCACCGACTCGCtgtcccagcagcagcagcagcaggccgcCGCCCTGAGATACCCGCTCTCCTTCCAGAACCCCCTGTTTCACCTGGCCACCGGCACTGCAGATGGACCCCACCTTCACCACCAGCACAGCAGGGCCCATCTCCCGCCGCCCCTGCTCCTGGCCCCGGAGCCTGACCCCGGTGGCTCGCACCAGGCCTACATCCCCCAGTTCGCCCACGGGGGGTTCTCCCGCAGCGAGGACCTGTCCACCCTGAGGACCGGGGCAGGGCACCTGGGGCAGCCAGCCATTATCCACTCACACAGCTATAGTGACGACTACAGCAGGGCTGATTTCGCACGGCGGCAACTGTCCATGCACGGGCAG GATAATCTTCAACAGCAACAGCAGATGGGCATGGCCTCTCAGACTGGTACCTCCCACTCCTCCCTGGCCACACCCCCCTCCACAGTCCAGCCTGTGCGCCAGAGCTCCATCGCCCCGCCTCCCGCTCAACGTGTCAAATCACAGACCTCCCATCAGCTGTCCGTCAGTGCGGCTGCTGCTCCCACACCATCCGCTAAGACGCGACCGCCCAGTGCCAACCTATCACCAGAGTCAGGCTACGGAGGTCGGCAACAGGCACCACGGCAACAACTGTCGGTCAAAGACAACACAGCCCCTGGACTGCCCCACCAGCAGAGCTCTGTCAGGGAGAGCCAGGGCCCCCAGGGGCCACAGGGAGGCACTACAACAACCATAcagcaatcacagcagcaacaacagcaaccaCAGCAACAGCACCTGCTCAAACCTTCCATTAGTAAACAG GGTTCCGGGCAGTCGCCCTCGACCCTTAACCCCCCGACCCCGGCCAATGAGAGAACAGTCGCCTGGGTTTCCAACATGCCTCACCTATCCGCTGACATTACTCTGGAGGCTAACCGCATCGACCGTGAAGAGTTCAAGCTGAAGGAGTACtccaaaagcatggatgagtctcgCTTAGATAGG gTAAAGGAATATGAGGAGGAGATCCACTCCCTGAAGGAGCGACTGATCATGTCCCACAGGAAGCTGGAGGAGTATGAGAAGAGGCTCCTTTCCCAGGAGCAGCAGACCAGTAAGATCCTCTCACAATACCAGAGTCGCCTGGAGGACAGCGAGAGGAGGCTACGGCAACAACAAGTGGAGAAAGACTCCCAAATTAAAGGAATAATCAACAG acttaTGGCTGTGGAGGATGAGATAAGGGGAGGAGCCATCATTGAGCCGCCAAAAGCTAACGTTAGGGTCTTCGCCGATCAG GGGAGGCGCCAATCCATCCTAGTGCAGCCCCGTCTCGCGCCTGTCCCACCCCGAGTACAAAG
- the LOC106581894 gene encoding ras/Rap GTPase-activating protein SynGAP isoform X7 — protein MSYVPFQDARCAVPPSYRPHAPSFAAPSYDRPDWNPRLCVISGNQLYMLDQEEVHPLLMRERRSELHRNKLLRRTVSVPVEGRHHPEMENARARRKSIANVKQPSMEIPPTAPPQPFRQSSFLSRRLKGSIKRAKSQPKLDRTSSFRHMILPRFRSADQDRTRLMQSFKESHSHESLLSPSSAAEALDLTLDEDAIIKPVHSSILGQEYCFEVTTASGTKCFACRSGAERDKWIENLQRAVKPNKDNSRRVDNVLKLWIIEARELPTKKRYYCELCLDDMLYARTTSKPRTDTVFWGEHFEFNNLPAVRNLRLHLYKETDKKRRKEKSTYLGLVSISISSITGRQFVEQWYPVIQPSILAKGQAGGKIINASLRLKSRYQTMSILPMELYKEFAEYVTNNYRTLCAVLEPLLSVKSKEEVACALVHILQSTGKAKDFLSDMAMCEVDRFIDREHLIFRENTLATKAIEEYLKLIGHKYLKDAIGEFIRALYESEENCEVDPMRTPPSVLPDHQANLRMCCELALCKIVNSHCVFPRELKEVFASWRVRCAERGREDIADRLISGSLFLRFLCPAVMSPSLFNLTQEYPDEQTSRTLTLISKVVQNLANFSKFGMKEEYMCFMNEFLEMEWGSMQQFLYEISNLDSVSNAGGFEGYIDLGRELSILHSLLWEVMAQLSKSSNPNPQDAIIKLGPLPRLLNDISMALRNPHLQRQPSHQNQTDRVHERQTERLLSRPSFNRGVSSEFQNLMMKDLNSSIDITRLPSPTSGVSGGGVMPSRAHPQLSFQERDHPHRASKDVFYVTRPPLARSSPAYCTSSSDITEPDHKDSTMNSVSNLQSVAMLNSSQASITGMGSFGGLSSQGGGGLGSGLSGQLRAGGRLSAGSGGSSMSGGLRLSQLSQMGTTTDSLSQQQQQQAAALRYPLSFQNPLFHLATGTADGPHLHHQHSRAHLPPPLLLAPEPDPGGSHQAYIPQFAHGGFSRSEDLSTLRTGAGHLGQPAIIHSHSYSDDYSRADFARRQLSMHGQDNLQQQQQMGMASQTGTSHSSLATPPSTVQPVRQSSIAPPPAQRVKSQTSHQLSVSAAAAPTPSAKTRPPSANLSPESGYGGRQQAPRQQLSVKDNTAPGLPHQQSSVRESQGPQGPQGGTTTTIQQSQQQQQQPQQQHLLKPSISKQGSGQSPSTLNPPTPANERTVAWVSNMPHLSADITLEANRIDREEFKLKEYSKSMDESRLDRVKEYEEEIHSLKERLIMSHRKLEEYEKRLLSQEQQTSKILSQYQSRLEDSERRLRQQQVEKDSQIKGIINRLMAVEDEIRGGAIIEPPKANVRVFADQPITQLRGGQSGT, from the exons agaacgCTCGCGCCCGGCGGAAGAGCATAGCCAACGTGAAGCAGCCAAGCATGGAGATCCCTCCcactgcccccccccaacccttcCGACAATCC AGTTTCCTCAGTAGAAGGTTGAAGGGCTCCATCAAGAGGGCTAAGAGCCAGCCCAAACTGGACCGCACCAGCAGCTTCCGACACATGATCCTCCCCCGCTTCCGCAGTGCCGACCAGGACAG AACGCGCCTGATGCAGAGCTTCAAAGAGTCCCACTCCCATGAGTCCTTGCTGTCTCCCAGCAGCGCAGCCGAGGCGCTGGACCTCACCCTGGACGAGGACGCCATCATCAAGCCCGTCCACTCCAGCATCCTGGGACAGGAGTACTGTTTTGAG GTGACTACGGCTTCGGGAACCAAGTGCTTTGCATGTCGCTCGGGtgcagagagagacaaatggatCGAGAATCTTCAGAGAGCTGTCAAACCCAACAAG GACAACAGTCGGAGGGTGGACAACGTGCTGAAACTCTGGATCATCGAGGCACGGGAGCTTCCCACCAAGAAGCGCTACTACTGCGAACTTTGTCTGGACGACATGCTTTACGCACGCACCACCAGCAAGCCCCGGACTGACACCGTGTTCTGGGGCGAGCACTTTGAGTTCAACAACTTGCCAGCTGTCCGCAACCTACGCCTTCATCTCTACAAGGAGACTGACAAGAAGAGACGCAAG GAAAAGAGCACATACCTGGGACTGGTCAGTATCTCTATCTCCAGCATCACGGGCCGACAGTTTGTGGAGCAGTGGTACCCGGTCATCCAGCCTAGCATCCTGGCCAAGGGGCAAGCAGGGGGCAAGATCATCAATGCCTCCCTACGCCTCAAGTCCCGTTACCAGACCATGAGTATCCTGCCCATGGAGCTGTACAAGGAGTTTGCCGAGTATGTTACCAATAACTACCGGACTTTGTGTGCGGTGCTGGAGCCTCTACTGAGCGTGAAGAGTAAAGAAGAGGTGGCCTGTGCGCTGGTCCACATACTACAGAGCACGGGGAAAGCAAAA GATTTTCTTTCAGACATGGCGATGTGTGAGGTAGATAGATTCATAGACCGAGAACACCTTATCTTCAGAGAGAACACTCTGGCCACCAAAGCCATAGAAGAGTATCTCAAGCTGATTGGACATAAGTACCTCAAGGATGCAATAG GGGAGTTCATAAGGGCGCTGTACGAATCAGAGGAGAATTGCGAGGTGGACCCCATGAGGACACCACCCTCTGTCCTTCCAGACCACCAAGCCAATCTCCGCATGTGCTGCGAACTGGCACTCTGCAAAATCGTCAACTCCCATTG TGTGTTTCCTCGAGAGCTGAAGGAGGTGTTTGCCTCGTGGAGGGTGCGCTgtgcagagagggggagggaggacatCGCAGACCGCCTAATCAGCGGCTCCCTTTTCCTGCGCTTCCTGTGTCCGGCCGTCATGTCCCCCTCCCTGTTCAACCTGACCCAGGAGTACCCAGATGAGCAGACATCACGCACGCTCACCCTCATCTCCAAAGTGGTGCAGAACCTGGCCAACTTCTCCAA gtttGGTATGAAAGAGGAGTACATGTGCTTCATGAATGAGTTCTTAGAGATGGAGTGGGGCTCCATGCAACAGTTCCTTTATGAGATCTCCAACCTGGACAGTGTGAGCAACGCAGGGGGCTTCGAGGGCTACATCGACCTGGGCAGGGAGCTGTCCATACTGCACAGCCTCCTCTGGGAGGTCATGGCCCAGCTCAGCAAG tcttctaaccctaacccacaggaTGCCATTATCAAACTGGGTCCCTTGCCCCGCCTCTTGAATGACATCAGCATGGCCCTGCGTAACCCCCACCTGCAGAGGCAGCCCAGCCACCAGAACCAGACAGATAGAGTCcatgagagacagacggagaggctGCTCTCACGACCCAGCTTCAACAGGGGAGTCTCCTCGGAGTTCCAGAATCTCATGATGAAGGATCTCAACAG CTCCATAGATATCACTCGCTTGCCTTCCCCTACATCTGGTGTGTCCGGTGGGGGGGTCATGCCGTCTCGTGCTCATCCTCAGCTGAGTTTCCAAGAGCGTGATCACCCACATCGAGCCTCCAAAGATGTTTTCTATGTAACACGCCCTCCATTGGCCCGATCCAGCCCTGCCTACTGCACCAGTAGCTCCGATATCACCGAGCCAGACCACAAG GACTCCACAATGAACAGCGTGTCTAACCTGCAGTCGGTGGCCATGCTCAACTCCTCCCAGGCCTCCATCACCGGCATGGGCAGCTTCGGAGGGCTCAGCAGCCAGGGTGGAGGAGGCCTGGGCTCGGGCCTGAGTGGCCAGCTCCGGGCCGGGGGCCGCCTCTCGGCCGGCTCTGGGGGATCCAGCATGTCAGGGGGCCTCCGGCTGAGCCAGTTGAGCCAGATGGGCACCACCACCGACTCGCtgtcccagcagcagcagcagcaggccgcCGCCCTGAGATACCCGCTCTCCTTCCAGAACCCCCTGTTTCACCTGGCCACCGGCACTGCAGATGGACCCCACCTTCACCACCAGCACAGCAGGGCCCATCTCCCGCCGCCCCTGCTCCTGGCCCCGGAGCCTGACCCCGGTGGCTCGCACCAGGCCTACATCCCCCAGTTCGCCCACGGGGGGTTCTCCCGCAGCGAGGACCTGTCCACCCTGAGGACCGGGGCAGGGCACCTGGGGCAGCCAGCCATTATCCACTCACACAGCTATAGTGACGACTACAGCAGGGCTGATTTCGCACGGCGGCAACTGTCCATGCACGGGCAG GATAATCTTCAACAGCAACAGCAGATGGGCATGGCCTCTCAGACTGGTACCTCCCACTCCTCCCTGGCCACACCCCCCTCCACAGTCCAGCCTGTGCGCCAGAGCTCCATCGCCCCGCCTCCCGCTCAACGTGTCAAATCACAGACCTCCCATCAGCTGTCCGTCAGTGCGGCTGCTGCTCCCACACCATCCGCTAAGACGCGACCGCCCAGTGCCAACCTATCACCAGAGTCAGGCTACGGAGGTCGGCAACAGGCACCACGGCAACAACTGTCGGTCAAAGACAACACAGCCCCTGGACTGCCCCACCAGCAGAGCTCTGTCAGGGAGAGCCAGGGCCCCCAGGGGCCACAGGGAGGCACTACAACAACCATAcagcaatcacagcagcaacaacagcaaccaCAGCAACAGCACCTGCTCAAACCTTCCATTAGTAAACAG GGTTCCGGGCAGTCGCCCTCGACCCTTAACCCCCCGACCCCGGCCAATGAGAGAACAGTCGCCTGGGTTTCCAACATGCCTCACCTATCCGCTGACATTACTCTGGAGGCTAACCGCATCGACCGTGAAGAGTTCAAGCTGAAGGAGTACtccaaaagcatggatgagtctcgCTTAGATAGG gTAAAGGAATATGAGGAGGAGATCCACTCCCTGAAGGAGCGACTGATCATGTCCCACAGGAAGCTGGAGGAGTATGAGAAGAGGCTCCTTTCCCAGGAGCAGCAGACCAGTAAGATCCTCTCACAATACCAGAGTCGCCTGGAGGACAGCGAGAGGAGGCTACGGCAACAACAAGTGGAGAAAGACTCCCAAATTAAAGGAATAATCAACAG acttaTGGCTGTGGAGGATGAGATAAGGGGAGGAGCCATCATTGAGCCGCCAAAAGCTAACGTTAGGGTCTTCGCCGATCAG